The Anaerotignum propionicum DSM 1682 sequence CATTGGTCATATCATCAAAAACTTCATACTGTGCAGTAGGAATATTATATTTCTTCATTAAATTTTTAGAAAAAACTTTACTTCCCTCTAAAATTGCCGCTCTTTTATTGGGGCCAAAGCAAGGAACGTCAACAGCCTCTAATGCATCCACAACCCCTAATACAAGAGGATCATCAGGAGCCACTACAGCAAACTCAATTCTATTTTCCATAGCAAAAGCTACGATTTTTTCCACTTCCTTCACACCAATATCCACACAAGTGGCATCTTGGGCAATTCCACCGTTGCCGGGAAGAACAAAAAGCTCAGTTACATTGGAATTTTCCTTAATTTTTTTCACGATGGCATGCTCTCTGCCGCCACCGCCAATTACCATGACCTTCATTTCATTCTTTCCCCCTTTTAATGATGGAACAAACGCATTCCTGTGAATGCCATAACCATATTGTGTTTGTTACAGGTTTCAATCACATTGTCATCACGGATGGAACCACCGGGCTCCGCAATATAAGAAACACCGCTTTTTGCCGCTCTTTCAATATTATCACCAAAGGGGAAGAACGCATCACTGCCCAAAGCAACACCCTTGATTGTAGTAAGATATGCCTTCTTTTCTTCTCTTGTTAAGGGCTCAGGCTTTACAGAAAAAATGCTTTCCCAAGCACCATCCGCCAAAATATCCTCATAATCGTCAGATATATAAATATCAATGGCATTGTCCCTTGCAGGACGAGCTACAGATGGCAAAAAGGGTAGGTTTAATACCTTTTCACATTGGCGTAAATGCCAAATATCCGCTTTGCTTCCTGCCAGACGGGTACAATGAATACGAGACTGCTGACCAGCACCCACCCCAATTGCCTGTCCGTCTTTTGCAAAACATACGGAATTAGACTGGGTATATTTTAAAGTAATTAAAGCAACAATTAAATCTCTTTTTGCTTCTTCTGTCAGCTCTTTGTTTTCTGTTACAATGTTTTCCAAAAGAGCCTTATCAATTTTAAAATTGTTTCTCCCTTGTTCAAAAGTAATTCCAAAAACCTGTTTTACTTCTTTTTCCTCAGGAAGGAAATCAACATCAATTTCTACAACGTTATAGGTTCCATTTCTTTTTGCTTTCAAAATTTCTAAAGCCTCTGCTGTATAACCGGGTGCAATAACACCGTCGGATACCTCTCGCTTAATCATATTTGCTGTCACTGCATCGCAAACATCGCTTAAGGCAATCCAATCACCATAAGAGCATAAGCGGTCAGTGCCCCTTGCTCTGGCATATGCCAAAGCAATCGGAGATTCATCCAGACCTTCAATATCATCCACAAAGCAAGCCTTTTTTAAATCTGCGCCCATAGGCGTACCTACCGCCGCAGAGGTAGGGCTTACATGCTTAAAAGAAGTTGCCGCAGGCATACCCAAAGCTTCTTTTAATTCCTTTACCAACTGCCAGCTGTTAAAGGCATCCAAAAAATTGATGTAACCGGGTTTTCCGCTCAAAATTCGGATAGGCAAGTCACTGCCGTCTGTCATATAAATTCTTGCAGGTTTCTGATTTGGATTACAGCCGTACTTTAATTCAAATTCATTCATTTTAAAAGCCTCCTGTTATCAAACCTTTAACTCCGCTTCAATTTCACCTTCATACCATTTTGCAATAATGGGTTGCGCAATCTCTTTTATAAATTCATCCACCTGAGAAGCACTTCTGCCGATATATAAAGATGGATCTAATTCCGCCTTAATTTCTTCTAATGTCAGTGGGAATGCATCGTCCTCTGCAATTCTTTCAATCAAATCATTCTTGCCACCCTCAAGCTTCACTTTTGCCGCCGCCGCATGGGAATGGGTACGCAGCAATTCGTGCAATTCCTGTCTGTTGCCGCCTTTTTTTACGGATTTCATCATGATATTTTCTGTTGCCATAAAAGGCAGTTTTTCCATCACACGACGCTCAACAACCTTATCATAAACAACCAAGCCAGCTGTCACATTCATATAAATATTCAAAATAGAATCAATTGCCAAAAAGGCTTCTGCACTGGAAATACGCTTGTTCGCAGAATCGTCCAATGTTCTCTCAAACCATTGTGTTCCTGCTGTCAATGCAGGGTTTAAGGAATCCACAATCACGTATCTTGCCAAAGCGGAAATTCTTTCGCTTCTCATAGGATTTCTCTTGTAGGGCATTGCAGAGGAACCAATCTGATTTTTTTCAAAAGGCTCTTCCATTTCCTCAAAAGACTGTAAAATACGCATATCGTTGGAAAATTTGTAAGCACTCTGGGCAAAACCGGAAAGTACAGATAAGAAATAAGCGTCCACCTTACGGGAATAGGTCTGACCGGAAACAGGCACACAGCCCTTAAAGCCCATATCTAAGGCAATCATTTCTTCCATTTTCTTGATCTTTTCTTCGTCCCCTTCAAACAGCTCCATAAAGCTTGCTTGGGTACCTGTAGTTCCCTTTGAACCCAATAAAAGCAATTCTTCCAAACGATGCTCCAATTCATGGATATCCTGACACAATTCATAAATCCAAAGAGTGGCTCTTTTGCCAACTGTTGTCAACTGTGCAGGCTGTAAATGGGTATAAGCCAAACAAGGAAGGTTCTTATAATTATCTGCAAATTCAGAAAGATTTTTTACAACCTGTGCCGCTTTTTTCAAAATGATATGAGATGCCTCTTTTAAGATAATCACATCTGTGTTGTCTCCAACGTAACAGGAAGTTGCCCCTAAGTGAATGATTGGCTCTGCCTTAGGGCACTGCTGGCCATAAGCAAATACATGGCTCATAACATCGTGGCGTACAACTTTTTCTCTTGCTTCCGCAACTTCAAAATTAATATCATCTTTAAAAGATTCCAATTCAGAAATTTGCTCGTCTGTAATTTCTAAACCCAAGGCTTTTTCGGCTTTAGCTAAAGCAATCCAAAGCTTGCGCCATGTACGAAACTTAAATCCCTCGGAAAAAACAGCCTGCATTTCCTTGCTGGCATATCTGGTTGAAAAAGGGGAAAGATAAATTTCCTTTGTGCTATCCATATCTGAATCTCCTTATTTGTTTTTATTTATCATACGGTTTTCAATGGTTCCTGTTTTCAAATCAATATATCTTACATAAAGAGAAATCTTGTTTTCTTCATTTAGATTCCCCCAAATTTCTTGCACCAAATCATCAATCTGATTCGGAATTTCTGCTCGCTCTGGTTCTCCTTGGAATGTAGGCAGAGGATTGCCATCACAAGCATAGGTGTGAATAAAATGTCCCAAACCATTTACAGCTGGAAAAGAAAAGGAATATCTGCTGCAAGCACTGCCCTTTGCATCGGTGCTTTTCAGAATACTCATTTTATACGTAAAATCCGCTTTCCCAAAGGTCAGCATACCGCTGATTCTTGGTGTAAAATTGGGGGCATCAGGCTCAAATTCTCTAGTCTCCAAGCCCTCCTCAAAGGTTTTTCCAGCTTGAATAAAATCAAAAATGGTATCTGTTTGGTCTCCGTTAGTTACAATCAATTTGTTTTCCAATTTTTTAATGGGAGAATATATAATTAAGGAAGGGTCTTCTACCTTGGATTCATCAAAGGGCTTGATAATCACTTCTTCACCGTTTTCAATAAAAACACGGTTACGGCTGTTTTCACTGCGACCCATAATAAAGTATGCAGTTGCCGCCTTGCTTCCATCCGCTGTTTTTCCAATTACTATCCCTCTGCCAACGTAAGGGTTTTCCTTTACCAAGTCCCTCATGGGGTTGATCTTATAGATATCCATATCAGTTTCCTTTCTGTAATTT is a genomic window containing:
- the purB gene encoding adenylosuccinate lyase, translating into MDSTKEIYLSPFSTRYASKEMQAVFSEGFKFRTWRKLWIALAKAEKALGLEITDEQISELESFKDDINFEVAEAREKVVRHDVMSHVFAYGQQCPKAEPIIHLGATSCYVGDNTDVIILKEASHIILKKAAQVVKNLSEFADNYKNLPCLAYTHLQPAQLTTVGKRATLWIYELCQDIHELEHRLEELLLLGSKGTTGTQASFMELFEGDEEKIKKMEEMIALDMGFKGCVPVSGQTYSRKVDAYFLSVLSGFAQSAYKFSNDMRILQSFEEMEEPFEKNQIGSSAMPYKRNPMRSERISALARYVIVDSLNPALTAGTQWFERTLDDSANKRISSAEAFLAIDSILNIYMNVTAGLVVYDKVVERRVMEKLPFMATENIMMKSVKKGGNRQELHELLRTHSHAAAAKVKLEGGKNDLIERIAEDDAFPLTLEEIKAELDPSLYIGRSASQVDEFIKEIAQPIIAKWYEGEIEAELKV
- a CDS encoding IMP cyclohydrolase, which gives rise to MDIYKINPMRDLVKENPYVGRGIVIGKTADGSKAATAYFIMGRSENSRNRVFIENGEEVIIKPFDESKVEDPSLIIYSPIKKLENKLIVTNGDQTDTIFDFIQAGKTFEEGLETREFEPDAPNFTPRISGMLTFGKADFTYKMSILKSTDAKGSACSRYSFSFPAVNGLGHFIHTYACDGNPLPTFQGEPERAEIPNQIDDLVQEIWGNLNEENKISLYVRYIDLKTGTIENRMINKNK
- a CDS encoding phosphoribosylaminoimidazolecarboxamide formyltransferase, which produces MNEFELKYGCNPNQKPARIYMTDGSDLPIRILSGKPGYINFLDAFNSWQLVKELKEALGMPAATSFKHVSPTSAAVGTPMGADLKKACFVDDIEGLDESPIALAYARARGTDRLCSYGDWIALSDVCDAVTANMIKREVSDGVIAPGYTAEALEILKAKRNGTYNVVEIDVDFLPEEKEVKQVFGITFEQGRNNFKIDKALLENIVTENKELTEEAKRDLIVALITLKYTQSNSVCFAKDGQAIGVGAGQQSRIHCTRLAGSKADIWHLRQCEKVLNLPFLPSVARPARDNAIDIYISDDYEDILADGAWESIFSVKPEPLTREEKKAYLTTIKGVALGSDAFFPFGDNIERAAKSGVSYIAEPGGSIRDDNVIETCNKHNMVMAFTGMRLFHH